A window of Hyperolius riggenbachi isolate aHypRig1 chromosome 1, aHypRig1.pri, whole genome shotgun sequence contains these coding sequences:
- the LOC137544527 gene encoding olfactory receptor 6N1-like, with product MLHNQSVSEFVIIGFDYFTPYLELFFPLFLCLFIFITVGNGIVMLVILVNSRLHKPMYLFICALSVAEIGIVTTVYPTMLALFLGGKTSISFGFCLLQMYAFDMFLVTENFHLAVMAFDRYVAICLALRYHMIMTLKTSRTLIFSCWLVGFLSPLAMILLVAQLPFCGPNEVEHIFCDAAPLLTLACTSTNLDVTMDLTVSSVTIILNSIFIVFIYTNILFVILKMRTSEERNKAFSTCTSHLVMACVFYGSAAFMYIQLQQSYSSEYDLAAAIHHSVLTPLLSPLVYSFRNKEISNCLWRHIWSKRNFY from the coding sequence ATGCTTCACAACCAGTCTGTTAGTGAATTTGTCATTATAGGATTTGATTATTTTACTCCATATCTTGAGTTGTTTTTCCCACTGTTTCTCtgcctttttatttttatcactgtcgGCAATGGCATTGTCATGCTTGTCATCCTTGTTAACTCGCGTCTCCATAAGCCCATGTATCTCTTCATCTGTGCATTGTCCGTGGCAGAGATAGGCATCGTCACAACTGTCTACCCAACAATGTTGGCCCTTTTCCTAGGAgggaaaacaagtatatcgtttGGCTTCTGCCTACTGCAAATGTATGCGTTTGATATGTTCTTGGTTACAGAAAATTTCCATTTGGCTGTGATGGCCTTTGATCGTTATGTAGCTATATGCTTGGCTCTTAGATATCACATGATAATGACCTTAAAGACATCCAGAACACTGATATTTTCATGCTGGCTGGTTGGGTTCTTGAGTCCATTAGCCATGATCCTCCTGGTTGCCCAGCTACCTTTTTGTGGACCAAATGAAGTTGAGCACATTTTCTGTGACGCTGCCCCACTCCTAACATTAGCGTGCACCAGCACTAATCTCGATGTCACAATGGACCTCACCGTGAGTTCTGTCACCATCATCTTGAACTCTATCTTCATTGTCTTTATCtacacaaatattttatttgtgaTCCTGAAGATGAGAACATCAGAGGAAAGGAACAAAGCGTTCTCCACTTGTACGTCTCACCTAGTCATGGCTTGTGTTTTCTATGGAAGTGCAGCCTTCATGTACATACAACTTCAGCAAAGCTACTCATCGGAGTATGACTTGGCCGCGGCCATCCACCATTCTGTGCTGACTCCACTACTCAGTCCTCTGGTCTACAGCTTTAGAAACAAGGAAATTAGCAATTGTCTATGGAGACACATCTGGTCCAAAAGGAACTTTTATTAG